CCTTCTGTTCGTGATGAATTGTTTGGTGAACCGGGCAGTAATGCTCGTTATATCCAATCAACGCAGGATGCTATTGATGCGTGTTATGGCAGTGAAGATATGGCCAACATTATGATTGGTAAACTGACATTCAAATTACTGTATGACGATGAAGATAAAAGTGCTTATACGTCAATTCCTATCTTCAAGATTTTAGAAGTTAAACCAGATGGTACGGTCGTCTTAGATGAGAGTTTCATTCCAACATGTATTGATATTAAAGCATCGACAGTGTTAACTAAGTTTACTACTGAGTTTGCTTCTATGCTGCATCATCGTGCAGAATTAATCGTACAGCGATTAGGTGCTGTTGATCAGCAAGGTGTATCTTCTGTCGCTGATTTTATGCTACTTCAAACGTTAAACCGCTTAGAACCCTTATTTTGGCACTTCACGCATGTAGAAGGTATTCACCCAGAAACGTTTTATCGTTACTTGTTGCAAGCCGAAGGTGATCTTGCCACATTATGTTCAACGACAAGACGTCCACGAGAGTTTGAAAAATACAATCACGGTGCATTAACGGAGTGCTTATCTGGGATTCTACAAGACATTAAATTGACATTAAGCGTGATGTCAGAGCAACGCGCAATCCCATTAACCTTGAAAGAACAAAGTTATGGTATTCGAACTGCTCCTATCCCTGATTCAAGTATTATTACATCTACAACACTTATATTGGCTGTTAAAGCTGATGTATCATTAGACGTATTACACACCAAGTTTATTGCACAAACTAAGATTGGTTCGATGGATAATATCCGTGAATTGATCAATCTACAACTCCCTGGTATTGGCATTAAACCAATGCCTGTTGTTCCACGACAGTT
This Moritella sp. 5 DNA region includes the following protein-coding sequences:
- the tssK gene encoding type VI secretion system baseplate subunit TssK; protein product: MSLYNPVMWQDGMFMKPQHFQQLERHNNKATSMLNIFATPLLWGVKKIVVNDSLLGLGKIGISHAEGILQDRTPFELPLLADLPDVRDVDSSIVDKIVYLCCPLPSVRDELFGEPGSNARYIQSTQDAIDACYGSEDMANIMIGKLTFKLLYDDEDKSAYTSIPIFKILEVKPDGTVVLDESFIPTCIDIKASTVLTKFTTEFASMLHHRAELIVQRLGAVDQQGVSSVADFMLLQTLNRLEPLFWHFTHVEGIHPETFYRYLLQAEGDLATLCSTTRRPREFEKYNHGALTECLSGILQDIKLTLSVMSEQRAIPLTLKEQSYGIRTAPIPDSSIITSTTLILAVKADVSLDVLHTKFIAQTKIGSMDNIRELINLQLPGIGIKPMPVVPRQLPYHAGYTYFELDKSSAEWQALTRSAAIAVHIAGDFSNLSLQLWAVKL